TCTCCTTGTTTCGTCGCAGCAGCGCCTTGATACGTGCTTCCAGTTCCTGAAAACTGAAAGGCTTGACAAGATAATCGTCTGCTCCTGCATCCAGTCCTTTTACAATGTCTTCCGTAGTGCCTAAAGCCGTCAGCATAATGACCGGTGCCTGGTAACCGAACATCTGCCGATAGAGATGGCAAAGTTCGAGCCCGTTTATTTTCGGCATGATAATATCCAGGATTACAAGGTCGAAAGGTTCTTCCTGAAGGATTCTCCAACCCGTATTTCCGTCATGACAGACTGTTACCGAATGTCCGAACTCTTTCAGTCCCCGTTCGATAAAGGAGGCGATATTGACTTCATCTTCTGCTAATAGTATCTTTGCCATAAATCTACATTGTTTAGATGCAAAGATACTTTTTCTTTGCATCCGAAGAAAGAAAAACGGCATACATTTAAGTGTTTCTCCTTTCTGAACTGTATTATATATAAACAGACGATTATACTATGAAAGTAAAACATTTAGTTGGAGCTTTTCTG
This sequence is a window from Bacteroides thetaiotaomicron VPI-5482. Protein-coding genes within it:
- a CDS encoding response regulator transcription factor: MAKILLAEDEVNIASFIERGLKEFGHSVTVCHDGNTGWRILQEEPFDLVILDIIMPKINGLELCHLYRQMFGYQAPVIMLTALGTTEDIVKGLDAGADDYLVKPFSFQELEARIKALLRRNKETVTNQLTCDNLVLDCNTRRAKRGDADIDLTVKEYRLLEYFMTHQGVALSRITLLKDVWDKNFDTNTNIVDVYVNYLRVKIDRDFDKKLIHTVVGLGYIMNA